DNA from Gramella sp. MAR_2010_147:
CAACTATCATCCATTACCTGCAGTACTTAGCAGGGGAGAAGGTGTTCATGTATGGGATGTGGAAGGAAAAAAATACTATGATTTTCTATCTGCCTATTCAGCGGTAAATCAGGGGCATTGCCATCCTAAGATTGTTGGAGCTTTACATGAGCAGGCTTCAAAACTTGCATTAACTTCTCGTGCATTTCATAATGACGTGCTTGGGGCTTATGAAAAATATGCCACTGAATATTTTGGTTTCGATAAGCTACTACCGATGAATACAGGTGCAGAGGCTGTTGAAACAGCGATTAAAATAGCTAGAAAATGGGCATATGAAAAAAAGGGAGTTAAGGAAACGGAAGCCCAGATCATAGTTTGCGCTAATAATTTTCACGGAAGAACTACTACTATCATTTCCTTTTCTAATGATGAGGAAGCACGTAGAAATTTTGGACCATATACTCCAGGATTTATAAAGATAAATTATGACGATCCCGAAGCTTTGGAAGCTGCAATAGAAGCTAATCCTAATGTTGCTGGTTTTCTTGTAGAACCAATACAGGGAGAGGCAGGAGTGTATACTCCGGCAGATGATTTTATGAAGAAAGCTAAAGAGATCTGTAATAAAAACAATGTTTTGTTTATGGCAGATGAGATCCAGACTGGGATTGCCAGAACCGGCGGCTTATTAGCAGTTTGTGGACATTGTACCTGCGAAGGTCACTGCGAAAGACAGGAAGAGACTTACAGCAAGCCAGATATCCTTATTCTTGGAAAAGCACTTTCTGGAGGTAATTATCCCGTATCTGCAGTATTAGCTGATAATGAAGTGATGGATGTAATTCAGCCCGGACAGCATGGTTCTACTTTTGGAGGGA
Protein-coding regions in this window:
- the rocD gene encoding ornithine--oxo-acid transaminase; translated protein: MPLPKIKTSEEAIQLEDQHGAHNYHPLPAVLSRGEGVHVWDVEGKKYYDFLSAYSAVNQGHCHPKIVGALHEQASKLALTSRAFHNDVLGAYEKYATEYFGFDKLLPMNTGAEAVETAIKIARKWAYEKKGVKETEAQIIVCANNFHGRTTTIISFSNDEEARRNFGPYTPGFIKINYDDPEALEAAIEANPNVAGFLVEPIQGEAGVYTPADDFMKKAKEICNKNNVLFMADEIQTGIARTGGLLAVCGHCTCEGHCERQEETYSKPDILILGKALSGGNYPVSAVLADNEVMDVIQPGQHGSTFGGNPVAAAVAVAALDVVKDEHLIQNARKLGNLFRRLLDDYIKDSNIVNLVRGRGLLNAIVINDAEDSSTAWNICMALKENGLLAKPTHGNIIRFAPPLVMNEEQLRDCVDIIIKTLKQFEK